Proteins encoded together in one Branchiostoma floridae strain S238N-H82 chromosome 18, Bfl_VNyyK, whole genome shotgun sequence window:
- the LOC118405829 gene encoding L-ascorbate oxidase-like — protein MNLLRMFLLAWAYVSMATAEMCTDDVCEFTLVVRQARTMTYTGSDGKVNGIEILKNGSLQDKYSLSQGDMDGPIVPVEETITADGVQRNVILVNDQFPGPTLEVMEGAQVVLTVVNKLYREATSLHFHGMYMRGVPYMDGVPYVTQCPILPMHSFTYRFKAEPAGTHWYHSHTGSQKEDGLYGAFIVHKNGIPTTPSLPMFLQDWWHDDFNTIDVDSAFMEHRGPGRFYIPWQNRGFSFDGTELTALNFKSALINGRGRYNNNSAPLTRFEISSGETLRFRLINAGAEYTFRVSIDAHSMTVVANDGHDVEPVQVQSILVFPGESYDFEVVGDPSNSGTYWIRAQTLWAGKGPDVEPEDRLQEVRAILAYDNDPTDEDPNSAMQTCTENSPCRVLNCPFPAFPAGSNTECIYVSDLNSTEDYSMPDESENEEYFFNFGYQIGSSVNGRKFATPKQPLIFKAPYDITPCEATCETDGCTCTYTAEIPLGKTIRFVLMNLGFGSGGHHVIHLHGYDFRVLAMGFPEYNETTGRWISENADINCGNDNKCGMPSSWNVARPNLNYNRPPTRDTVVIPSRGYTVIEFRSNNPGFWLFHCHQTTHMNEGMSMIIAEALDKLPALPYGFPTCGDFTGTEKPPGGGSGEATTDASKGQSSVTLVELEQIQLIIIIVVSAALSATIAVLAVVVYNGRVNKSKKEKLETPPAAPKSLEDTVIMED, from the exons ATGAATTTGCTACGCATGTTCCTCCTTGCATGGGCCtatgtttccatggcaaccgcGGAAATGTGCACTGATGACGTATGCGAGTTTACTCTAGTGGTTCGGCAGGCAAGGACCATGACATACACCGGAAGTGACGGCAAGGTCAACGGG ATTGAGATTCTGAAAAACGGAAGTCTGCAAGACAAATACTCACTTTCTCAGGGCGACATGGACGGACCCATAGTTCCTGTGGAAGAGACCATCACAGCTGATGGAGTGCAGCGAAACGTAATCCTCGTCAACGACCAGTTCCCCGGTCCAACACTGGAGGTCATGGAAGGAGCGCAG GTAGTTTTAACCGTCGTCAACAAGCTGTACAGAGAAGCCACCTCACTCCACTTCCATGGCATGTACATGCGCGGTGTGCCATATATGGACGGGGTGCCTTACGTCACACAATGTCCCATCCTACCCATGCACAGCTTCACCTACAGGTTTAAG GCGGAGCCTGCTGGGACCCACTGGTACCACAGTCATACTGGCTCACAGAAAGAGGATGGTCTGTATGGCGCATTCATAGTGCACAAGAACGG CATACCGACGACTCCGTCCCTACCGATGTTCCTGCAAGATTGGTGGCACGATGACTTCAATACTATTGACGTGGACAGCGCGTTTATGGAGCACAGGGGTCCCGGGCGCTTCTAT ATCCCCTGGCAAAATCGCGGCTTCAGCTTTGACGGTACCGAACTGACGGCTCTCAACTTCAAATCGGCCCTCATCAACGGCCGTGGTCGGTACAACAACAACTCCGCGCCGCTAACAAGGTTTGAAATATCATCGGGAGAAACCTTACGGTTCCGCCTCATCAACGCAGGCGCAGAGTACACCTTCCGCGTGTCCATCGACGCGCACAGCATGACGGTCGTGGCAAATGACGGACATGACGTCGAGCCGGTCCAGGTTCAGTCCATCCTCGTCTTTCCAGGAGAGTCTTACGACTTTGAAGTAGTCGGCGATCCGTCTAATAGTGGTACCTACTGGATCCGTGCCCAGACGCTGTGGGCGGGAAAAGGGCCCGATGTCGAGCCAGAGGACCGACTACAAGAAGTGAGAGCCATCCTGGCATACGACAACGACCCTACCGATGAAGACCCGAACTCAGCCATGCAAACCTGTACCGAAAACAGCCCGTGTCGAGTTCTGAACTGCCCTTTCCCGGCGTTCCCTGCAGGCAGTAATACGGAATGTATCTACGTCTCAGACCTGAACAGCACCGAGGATTACTCAATGCCGGACGAGTCAGAAAATGAGGAATACTTCTTCAACTTTGGATACCAGATTGGCTCCTCAGTAAACGGTCGAAAATTTGCCACCCCGAAACAGCCACTGATTTTCAAAGCACCGTATGACATTACCCCCTGCGAAGCCACCTGTGAGACGGACGGGTGTACGTGTACCTACACGGCAGAGATTCCACTCGGGAAGACCATCAGGTTTGTGTTGATGAACCTCGGATTCGGAAGTGGAGGGCATCACGTCATTCATCTCCATGGTTACGACTTCAGGGTTCTGGCCATGGGATTTCCAGAGTACAACGAAACAACGG GTCGTTGGATCTCTGAGAACGCTGACATTAACTGTGGGAACGACAACAAATGCGGCATGCCTTCATCATGGAACGTGGCAAGGCCGAACTTGAACTACAACAGACCTCCCACCAGGGACACAGTCGTCATTCCCTCTCGTGGATACACCGTGATAGAGTTCAG GAGCAACAACCCAGGCTTCTGGCTCTTCCACTGTCACCAAACAACTCACATGAACGAGGGGATGTCCATGATCATCGCGGAGGCCCTGGACAAGCTGCCCGCCCTGCCGTACGGCTTCCCGACCTGTGGAGACTTTACTGGGACCGAGAAACCGCCGGGGGGAGGCAGCGGTGAAGCAACAACAGATGCCTCAAAAGGACAGTCGTCGGTG ACTCTGGTGGAATTGGAGCAAATCCAgctgatcatcatcatcgtcgtgtCGGCAGCCCTGTCCGCTACCATAGCCGTTTTGGCAGTCGTCGTCTACAATGGACGTGTAAATAAGAGCAAGAAGGAGAAGCTAGAAACGCCACCGGCAGCTCCAAAAAGTCTGGAAGATACAGTAATAATGGAAGACTAG